Within the Hypericibacter adhaerens genome, the region GGAAGCCTATCTCGGTCCGGGACCCTGGCCCATTTTTCGTTGGACGGGCTATACCCAGACGCCCGATGCCGATCCCGCTTGGTTGTATTCCGATATCCTCGTGGGGCTCGTGCCGGAAAGGGGTCTCAACAATGGTCAGCCCTCGGCTCATGCCGGATGGATCGCGGCAGCGGCGCCTTTGCCGGGAGAGCATGTGGTCCATATCGGAGCGGGAGCCGGGTACTATTCGGCGATCATGGCGCATATGGTTGGATCTGCCGGTACGCTAACGGCCATCGAATATGATCCGGCCCTGGCGGCATGTGCTGCCGCGAACCTCGCTCATTTGCCCAACGTTCTGACCCTACATGGCGACGGCTCGGTGGTTCCAATTGCGCCAGCGGACGTGATCTACGTGAACGCGGGTGCCTCCCGACCGGCGGATACCTGGCTCGACGGCTTGAAGCAGGGCGGGCGCCTCATCCTGCCACTCACGACCAAATTCAACTTCGGCGAAGGGGCACCGGATTTCTCGCGTCCGTCCGGCGCTGTTTTCCGTATCACGCGACGGGGCAGCAATTTCGACGCCGACTTTATCGGCGACGTTGCGGTATTCCCCTGCGAGGGCGCGCGCGACGAAGCTTCAGAGCAAGCGCTTGCGGCGGCTTTTGGAAAGGGCGGCTATCGCGACGTCAAGCGGCTGCTCCGAACAGATGACGTTCCCGAAGAAGAATGCTGGGTGAGGGCACCCGGCTGGAGTTTGACGTACCGCTAGGCTTCAATCCTGTCCGCGCGCTTAGACGCGACCCCAAAACTGTCGCCGTGTTACCGCTCAGCTCCAGTTAAGCTTCCGCAGTCAGTGCCTCAGCATCCGACCGAGCGCGCCGCGCTCGACCAGCAGCCAGGCGCCCAGTCCCGCGAGGCCGACGGCCAGCTCGCGCGCCCGCTTCAGCAGCGCCATCGCCAGGGCGGGATGCGGGCCGATGCCGAGCCAGCCGCAGACCAGGATGAGGGCGCCTTCCTGCACGCCCAGCCCTGCCGGCAGCAGGAAGGCCGCGGTGCGTGCCGCATTGATCAGCCCCTCGATCGCGATCGCGTCGAGGAGACCGACCGGCTGACCCATCAGCCGCATGATCAGCCAGACCTCGCCGGCGCGGGCGATCCAGGCGCCGAGATGCCAGAGCAGGGCCGCGAGGCAGGAGGGCCAGCGGCGATAGATGCCGGCGATCTCGGTCTGCAGCTTCTCGCCGATCAGATGCGGCGGACCCAGGAACCGCGCCAGCCCCATGCGGTTGGCGAGCGCCGCCCCGCCCTTGAGCACGCGGCCGCGCTGCGCCGCCAGCAGGAGCAGGAAGGGCAGCAGCGTCACGGCCAGCGCCGCCAGCACCTTGCCCAGGCCCACCTCCGGCAGGGACGCGATCCGTCCGAGGCCGGGGAGCGCGAACAGCGATTGCGCCGCGAGCGCCACCGTCATGTCGATGATGACGCTGGCCGCGGCCACGATCCCGGAAAGCGGCCCGTCGGCCGGCCGGCGCAGGTGATGGGCGAGGCGGGTGCGCACCACGTCGCCGCCGATCTGCGCCACCGGCAGCATCGAGTTGACGGCTTCGCCGATCCAGCGCGCGAGCCAGAGCCCCATCAGGCCGGGCCGCTCGGGCGGCGGGATCAGCAGGCGCCAGGCGACGGCTGCGGCCAGCAGCGGGACCGCTCGCCACAAGACCAGGACCAGGAAGCCGGCACCGGCCAGGCTCGCGGCATCGAGGACCGCGCCGAAATCGTGGCTGGCGAAAATGAAGACGATCAGGCCGAGCCCGACCGCGGTGCCAATGAGCGCGCGCAGGGAAACGGGGTGATGGCGCGGTGGCGGACCGTCATCCGACATAGCCATGCTCGCGGAACCAGGCGATCGCATCGGCGATCGCCTCGCGGGCAGGGCGCGGCCGGTAGCCCAGCTCCTCGATCGCGCGGTCGCTGGTGAAGAACATCGTCTTGCGCGCGAGCTTCACCGCCTCGCGCGTGGTGAAAGGCTCGCGGCCGGTGAGGCGCGCGCCGATTTCGGCGAGGCCCGCGATCGGGATCACCAGGCCGTGCGGCAGCTTGATGCGCGGCGGCCGGCGGTGGGTCATGGCGGCGACGAGCCCCAGGATCTCGGCCAGGCTCATATTCTCGGATCCGAGGATATAGTTGCGGCCGATGCGACCCCGCTCGAAGGCCAGGATATGGCCCTCGGCGACATCGTCGACATGCACGACATTGAGGCCGGTATCGACATAGGCCGGCATGCGCCCGCTGGCGGCGTCGACCACCATCTTGCCCGTCGGCGTCGGCTTGATGTCGCGCGGGCCGATGGGTGTGGAAGGGTGGGTGATGACCGCGGGCAGGCCCTGGCGCTCGATCATCTCGCGCACGACGATCTCGGCCGCGTGTTTCGACTGCTTGTAGGCGCCGATCATGTCGCCGGCGCCGCCGGCGTCTTCCTCGCCGGCGGGAGTGCCTCCCGGCCGGGGCAGCAGCGTGGCGACGCTGCTGGTATAGACGATGCGCGTCACGCCCGCTTCGCCCGCCGCCTGCATCAGCCGGCGCGTGCCCTCGACATTGCTCTCGAACATGCGCGCCCGGTCGGGAACCCAGAGCCGGTAATCGGCCGCGACATGGAACAGCGCCTCGCAGCCCTTCACGGCGGCCGCCAGCGAGGCCGGATCGGTCAGGTCGCCGGCCGCGATCTCCACATCGAGCTCTTCCAGGTTGCGCCGGTCGGCCGTGGGACGCACCAGCACGCGCACCCGCTCGCCGCGCGCGATGAGCTTGCGCGCCAGCGCCGAGCCGACAAATCCCGTGGCACCCGTGATCAGCGTGGTCATGGCGGTGAGAGCTTGGTTCCTCTTTCCCTTCCCTCGAGGGGGAGGGGAAGAAAACGATACGGCCGATTCGTTCCGCGCCCCACTATCGCGTTCCCGGGCGCGCGAGGCCAGACGCTCGATGGCGCGGAGAAATGTTACGGTTTGGCAGCCAGATCGTCGATGATCGGGCAGTCGGGGCGATGGTCGCCGTGGCAATGGCGTGCGAGATGGTCGAGTGTGCGCCGCATCGATTCGAGCTCCGCGATCCGGCCGTCCAGTTCCTCGATATGGCGCAGCGCCAGCGCCTTGACCTCCGCACTCGCCCGCTGCCGGTCGCGCCAGAGCTGCAGCAGCTTCGCGGTCTGCTCGAGCGAGAAGCCCAGATGACGGGCGCGCCGCACGAAGCTCAGCGTATGGACGTCGCTGTCGGTATAGTGCCGGTAGCCCGCCTCCGAACGCGCGGACGGGCGCACCAGCCCGATCGCGTCGTAATGCCGGATCATCTTGGCCGACACGCCGCTGAGCTTGGCGGCTTCGCCGATCGTCTTCATGGGCGTTGCTCCTCGGATGCGGGCCGCCAGCGGCCGAGCATCAGCGCGTTGGCGACGACGCTGACGCTGGAGAGCGCCATCGCCGCGCCGGCCGCGACCGGGCTCAGCAGGCCCAGGGCCGCCAGCGGAATGCCCAGCAGATTGTAGATGAAGGCCCAGAACAGGTTCTGGCGGATCTTGGCATAGGTCCGCCGCGACAGCGCGATGGCCGAAGCCGCGAGACGGGGATCGCCGCGCATCAGCGTGACGCCCGCCGCATTCAGCGCGATGTCGCTGCCGCTCGCCATGGCGAGGCCGATATCGGCCGCCGCCAGCGCCGGCGCGTCGTTGATGCCGTCGCCCACCATGGCGACCACGCGCGATCCGCCCTTGAGGCGGGCGAGGGCCGCGACCTTGTCGGCCGGCAGCAGGCCGGCCTCGACACGGTCGATGCCCAGCGTTGCGGCGACCGCCTCGGCCGCCGCCGCGCCGTCGCCGGTCAGCATAACGGTCTCGATTCCCGCGCGCTTCAAGGCGGCGACGGCGTCCCGCGCCTGCGGCCGCACGGGGTCCGCGAAGGCGAGCGCGCCCAGGAGCGCCGCCGGCCTGCCATCGGCCGCTGTTTGCGCCAGGAAGGCGGTGCTGCGCCCCGGGCCTGCGACGGAAGCCAGGGCTTTCTCGAACGTTGCCTCGGCGATGCCGCTCTCCCGCATCAGGCGCGGGCTGCCGAGAAGGAGGGCGGTGCCTTCGATCGTTCCGGCGATACCGCGGCCGGGCAGGGCCTTGAGATCGGTTGCCGGTGCCGCCGCGATCCGGCGCCGCTCGGCGGCGGCGATCACCGCATGCGCCAGCGGGTGCTGGCTCGATGCCTGCAGCCCCGCGGCCAGTCGCAGCAAGGAGGTCTCGTCGATCCCGAACGCGGCCAGCCCCACCAGCTCCGGGCGGCCCTCGGTCAGGGTGCCGGTCTTGTCGAAGGCCACGGTCGTCACCGCATGGGCCCGCTCCAGCGCCTCGCCGTCGCGGATGAGGATGCCATGCCGGGCACCGGCGCCCGAGCCCACCACCACGGCGGTCGGCGTCGCGAGGCCCAGCGCGCAGGGGCAGGCGATCACCAGAACCGTGACCGCATTGACGATGCCCGCGACCATGTCGCCGGCCCCCCACCACCAGCCCAGGAACGTGGCGAGCCCCAGGGCAAGCACGATCGGGACGAACACCGCGCTGATGCGGTCGACCAGCCGCTCGATCGGCGCCTTGCCGGCCTCGGCGGATTCGACCAGCCGGATGATGCGGGCCAGCAGCGTCTCCGCGCCGACGCGGCGGGTCTCGATCAACAGCACGCCCTCGCCATTGATGGCGCCGGTCGCGACCTCGTCGCCTTCATGGCGCGCAACCGGCAGACTCTCGCCCGTCAGCAGGGACTGGTCGAGGCTGCTGGCGCCCTCGATGACGACGCCGTCGACGGGAACCCGTTCGCCGGGGCGGACCTGGACGCGATCGCCCAGGTGGATCGCGGTGGCCGGCAGCTCGATGAAGGCGCCGTCGCGCCAGACGCGGGCGGTCTCGGGACGCAGCGCCGTGAGCGCGCGGATGGCGGCCAGCGTGCGCCGCTTGGCCCGGCCCTCGAGCCATTTGCCGAGCCGGACCAGCGTCACCACCAGGGCCGAAGCTTCGAAATAGAGATGCGGCATGGCGCCGGCCGGCGCCGTCGCCATCAGATAGAGGCTCAGCCCGAAGGCGGCGCTGGTGCCGATCGACACCAGCAGATCCATGTTGCCGGTACCGGCCCTGAGGGCGCGCCAGGCCGCGCCATAGAAGCGGGCACCCAGCCCGAACTGGATCGGCGCCGCCAGCAGCAGCTGCAGCCAGGCCGGCAGCATCGCATGCTGCCCCGCCAGCTGCAGGGCCATCTGGGCAATGAAGGGCAGGCAGGCGAGGCCGGCCAGCGCCAGCTTCACGCGCTCCGCGCGGTCATTGGGCGGCTCGGCGGCCGGCGGATGGGCGATATCGATGAGACGGGCCTCGTACCCGGCCTCGCCGACCGCCTCGATCAGGGCCGCGGCCTGCGGCTTCCGGCCGGGCTGGAACCGGACGCGGGCATGCTCGCTGGCGAGGTTGACCTCGGCCTGGGCGACGCCCGGCACCGTCTTGAGGGCTCGCTCCACCCGGCCGGCGCAGGTGGCGCAGCTCATGCCGCCGATCTCGAGCGCCAGCTCCCCGCCCTCGGCGCCGCCTTCGCAAGGCCTTGGTGTCGCCACGATTTTTCCATTTTCATCAATTAATTGGAGAGGATCGGCCGCGATGATGGCGGAGGCTGGGGCGGTCACGTCGGTCCTGGGGCTGAGAGGGGCATGGGCGTCCATAGACCGCAAGATGAGGGTTCCCATGATGGGAAGGTCAAGGCCGCGCCGCCCGCATGGCGGGTTTGCTGAACCAATGGATTGACCCATTGGTTCATTCGGCAGAGAGATGAAGTGGGGTCAAGAGGAGTACCAAATGCGATTCCGAGTTTCCGGCATGAGTTGTGAAGGCTGCGCCGATGCGGTGACGCGCGCCATCCACAAGGCAGCACCGGATGCCAAGGTCGATATCGATCTCGCCTCGGGCGAGATCGAGGTCG harbors:
- the cueR gene encoding Cu(I)-responsive transcriptional regulator → MKTIGEAAKLSGVSAKMIRHYDAIGLVRPSARSEAGYRHYTDSDVHTLSFVRRARHLGFSLEQTAKLLQLWRDRQRASAEVKALALRHIEELDGRIAELESMRRTLDHLARHCHGDHRPDCPIIDDLAAKP
- a CDS encoding heavy metal translocating P-type ATPase; amino-acid sequence: MATPRPCEGGAEGGELALEIGGMSCATCAGRVERALKTVPGVAQAEVNLASEHARVRFQPGRKPQAAALIEAVGEAGYEARLIDIAHPPAAEPPNDRAERVKLALAGLACLPFIAQMALQLAGQHAMLPAWLQLLLAAPIQFGLGARFYGAAWRALRAGTGNMDLLVSIGTSAAFGLSLYLMATAPAGAMPHLYFEASALVVTLVRLGKWLEGRAKRRTLAAIRALTALRPETARVWRDGAFIELPATAIHLGDRVQVRPGERVPVDGVVIEGASSLDQSLLTGESLPVARHEGDEVATGAINGEGVLLIETRRVGAETLLARIIRLVESAEAGKAPIERLVDRISAVFVPIVLALGLATFLGWWWGAGDMVAGIVNAVTVLVIACPCALGLATPTAVVVGSGAGARHGILIRDGEALERAHAVTTVAFDKTGTLTEGRPELVGLAAFGIDETSLLRLAAGLQASSQHPLAHAVIAAAERRRIAAAPATDLKALPGRGIAGTIEGTALLLGSPRLMRESGIAEATFEKALASVAGPGRSTAFLAQTAADGRPAALLGALAFADPVRPQARDAVAALKRAGIETVMLTGDGAAAAEAVAATLGIDRVEAGLLPADKVAALARLKGGSRVVAMVGDGINDAPALAAADIGLAMASGSDIALNAAGVTLMRGDPRLAASAIALSRRTYAKIRQNLFWAFIYNLLGIPLAALGLLSPVAAGAAMALSSVSVVANALMLGRWRPASEEQRP
- a CDS encoding lysylphosphatidylglycerol synthase domain-containing protein, with product MSDDGPPPRHHPVSLRALIGTAVGLGLIVFIFASHDFGAVLDAASLAGAGFLVLVLWRAVPLLAAAVAWRLLIPPPERPGLMGLWLARWIGEAVNSMLPVAQIGGDVVRTRLAHHLRRPADGPLSGIVAAASVIIDMTVALAAQSLFALPGLGRIASLPEVGLGKVLAALAVTLLPFLLLLAAQRGRVLKGGAALANRMGLARFLGPPHLIGEKLQTEIAGIYRRWPSCLAALLWHLGAWIARAGEVWLIMRLMGQPVGLLDAIAIEGLINAARTAAFLLPAGLGVQEGALILVCGWLGIGPHPALAMALLKRARELAVGLAGLGAWLLVERGALGRMLRH
- the hpnA gene encoding hopanoid-associated sugar epimerase; translated protein: MTTLITGATGFVGSALARKLIARGERVRVLVRPTADRRNLEELDVEIAAGDLTDPASLAAAVKGCEALFHVAADYRLWVPDRARMFESNVEGTRRLMQAAGEAGVTRIVYTSSVATLLPRPGGTPAGEEDAGGAGDMIGAYKQSKHAAEIVVREMIERQGLPAVITHPSTPIGPRDIKPTPTGKMVVDAASGRMPAYVDTGLNVVHVDDVAEGHILAFERGRIGRNYILGSENMSLAEILGLVAAMTHRRPPRIKLPHGLVIPIAGLAEIGARLTGREPFTTREAVKLARKTMFFTSDRAIEELGYRPRPAREAIADAIAWFREHGYVG
- a CDS encoding heavy-metal-associated domain-containing protein, whose amino-acid sequence is MRFRVSGMSCEGCADAVTRAIHKAAPDAKVDIDLASGEIEVDGRVAECAVAAAIQKAGYTNEGRLD
- a CDS encoding protein-L-isoaspartate O-methyltransferase family protein, coding for MFNEAELIVLRRAYARQIAFLGDANNAALERAYAEVPREAYLGPGPWPIFRWTGYTQTPDADPAWLYSDILVGLVPERGLNNGQPSAHAGWIAAAAPLPGEHVVHIGAGAGYYSAIMAHMVGSAGTLTAIEYDPALAACAAANLAHLPNVLTLHGDGSVVPIAPADVIYVNAGASRPADTWLDGLKQGGRLILPLTTKFNFGEGAPDFSRPSGAVFRITRRGSNFDADFIGDVAVFPCEGARDEASEQALAAAFGKGGYRDVKRLLRTDDVPEEECWVRAPGWSLTYR